One region of Gouania willdenowi chromosome 13, fGouWil2.1, whole genome shotgun sequence genomic DNA includes:
- the LOC114474814 gene encoding zona pellucida-like domain-containing protein 1 has product MVDSMNSMAVVLCLPLLAVLLQPALGLYNCSSEYNRTPENLDLSVDCGTSTITLEVNLCTAQWAGFNYSELALNGKHNNSQCQGFVDTSENPPIIRFQLPVNNSQGNPCRHSLQIVDEAPDRTGPFSHFSTIQSVIITGFIDTPTSSQGMISYSTDLYYHFSCRYPLEYLLNNTQIAASSVSVATSDNNGTFINSLKMGVYNGSDYSYPLIVPEAGLELRTSIYVEVKAINLTGNFYVLLDYCFATPTSYNMSQDEKHTFFTGCSVNPKTTVVMNGQSTAAQFYFETFRFVQHRDQEKSSIYLHCILRLCESSKCEQLLAPCSSRRKRSLVPYGKENADSASLSLGPIFVSEKDGQSAAGSNEPTSRTERDVTGLVVGVVFGSAGAVLLVLGGWFVLKKYFWMGGSSRLLN; this is encoded by the exons ATGGTGGATTCAATGAACAGCATGGCTGTTGTCCTCTGTCTCCCTCTGCTGGCCGTGCTCCTTCAGCCTGCTCTGGGTCTTTACAATTGCTCATCTGAGTACAATAGAACTCCAG AGAACCTGGACCTTTCAGTTGACTGTGGCACCAGCACCATAACCCTGGAGGTTAACCTATGTACAGCACAGTGGGCAGGTTTCAATTACTCAGAACTGGCTCTTAATGGGAAACATAACAATTCACAATGCCAGGGCTTTGTAGACACCAGCGAAAACCCTCCAATCATCCGCTTCCAGCTTCCTGTCAACAACAGTCAGGGTAATCCATGTCGCCATTCCCTGCAG ATCGTTGACGAAGCCCCAGACCGCACAGGTCCCTTCAGCCACTTCTCTACTATTCAGTCAGTCATCATCACTGGATTCATTGACACGCCCACATCATCCCAGGGAATGATCAGCTATTCCACAGACCTCTACTATCACTTCTCCTGCCGCTATCCTCTGGAGTACCTCctcaacaacacacaaatagcTGC ATCCTCGGTCTCAGTAGCAACCAGTGATAACAATGGAAcctttattaattcacttaaaaTGGGTGTTTATAAT GGCTCAGACTACAGCTATCCATTAATAGTACCTGAGGCAGGACTTGAGCTGCGAACTTCAATCTATGTGGAGGTCAAGGCTATTAACCTCACTGGGAA CTTCTACGTCCTTCTGGATTACTGCTTTGCTACACCAACGTCTTACAACATGTCCCAAGATGAGAAGCACACCTTCTTTACCGG CTGCTCAGTCAACCCTAAGACAACTGTGGTCATGAACGGACAATCAACAGCAGCACAGTTTTACTTTGAAACTTTTcgctttgtccaacatcgggaTCAAGAAAAGTCCAGCATCTACCTGCACTGCATCCTCAGACTCTGTGAGTCCTCCAAATGTGAACAGCTGTTGGCA CCTTGTTCTTCCAGAAGAAAGAGATCTTTGGTTCCATATGGAAAAGAAAACGCTGACTCAGCATCCCTCTCACTTGGACCTATTTTCGTTTCTGAGAAAG atggACAAAGTGCAGCTGGAA GTAATGAGCCGACGTCGAGGACAGAACGTGACGTGACTGGTCTGGTGGTGGGGGTGGTATTTGGATCTGCGGGTGCTGTGCTTCTGGTTCTTGGAGGCTGGTTTGTGTTAAAGAAGTATTTTTGGATGGGAGGATCATCACGTTTACTGAACTAG